A stretch of the Musa acuminata AAA Group cultivar baxijiao chromosome BXJ2-7, Cavendish_Baxijiao_AAA, whole genome shotgun sequence genome encodes the following:
- the LOC135617776 gene encoding uncharacterized protein LOC135617776 produces MLALSRSALFFCRFSSHSSSSPSQRLKMGSSYPASALKPSSPKIVKLKPIEVTPARFADFGQVISASSDGEEYGPHDAQLELHRGVPRFYIMHLEDRDLKFSKITHHASVTQCLGSVGGEDWYLGVAKASILNESEIINEDGQEPIQSCCGHYYMPPHPDDVCVFRISGPKFLKLNVGTWHAGPLFKKKTMDFYNLELSNTNVVDHTTHDFLKHDKVAFVIEE; encoded by the exons ATGCTCGCCTTGAGCCGCTCGGCCCTCTTCTTCTGCCGCTTCTCCTCGCACTCCTCCTCGTCGCCTTCCCAAAGGCTGAAG ATGGGTTCTTCTTACCCCGCCAGCGCATTGAAGCCTTCCTCGCCTAAGATCGTCAAGCTTAAGCCCATCGAAGTGACTCCGGCGAGGTTCGCGGACTTCGGGCAGGTGATCTCTGCGTCCTCCGACGGTGAAGAGTACGGTCCCCACGACGCGCAGTTGGAGCTCCACCGCGGTGTCCCAAG GTTTTATATCATGCATCTAGAAGACAGAGACCTTAAATTTTCTAAGATCACTCATCATGCAAGTGTTACCCAGTGTCTTGGATCAGTTGGTGGCGAAGACTGGTATCTAGGTGTTGCCAAGGCATCTATACTGAATGAAAGTGAAATTATCAATGAGGATGGACAGGAACCCATTCAATCTTGCTGTGGCCACTATTACATGCCCCCTCATCCTGATGATGTTTGTGTTTTCCGAATTTCTGGTCCTAAATTTCTAAAGCTTAATGTTGGCACATGGCACGCAGGCCCTTTGTTCAAGAAAAAAACAATGGACTTCTACAATCTAGAGCTAAGCAACACAAAT GTGGTGGATCACACAACACATGATTTTCTGAAGCACGATA